A stretch of Arthrobacter sunyaminii DNA encodes these proteins:
- a CDS encoding GDP-mannose 4,6-dehydratase: MILSRTTSLQGIHHHENSSNGGAGFNGSHLSEYLLAAGDHVTVLDDLSTGSLENLRGVLDHPGIRLVEGTILDRTAAESVIAGADRLFHLAAAVGVMLIVEDPLTSLRQYPGTEVVLDATVAAGECGYCVAFQPPMVLPEPRTVARMVS, encoded by the coding sequence GTGATTCTCAGCCGCACCACTTCTTTGCAGGGAATACACCACCATGAAAACAGCAGTAACGGCGGCGCCGGCTTTAACGGCAGCCATCTTTCTGAATACCTACTGGCCGCCGGCGACCACGTGACGGTTCTTGATGATCTGTCCACCGGCTCCCTGGAAAACCTCCGCGGAGTGCTGGACCACCCCGGCATCCGCCTTGTCGAGGGAACCATTTTGGACCGGACCGCCGCTGAGAGTGTGATCGCCGGTGCGGACCGATTGTTCCATCTGGCCGCCGCCGTCGGCGTCATGCTCATTGTCGAAGACCCGCTCACAAGCCTGCGCCAATATCCAGGAACCGAAGTGGTGCTGGACGCCACCGTAGCTGCCGGTGAGTGCGGCTATTGCGTGGCTTTTCAACCGCCAATGGTGCTGCCGGAACCCCGGACGGTGGCCAGGATGGTCTCCTAG